One part of the Oryzias melastigma strain HK-1 linkage group LG21, ASM292280v2, whole genome shotgun sequence genome encodes these proteins:
- the fancb gene encoding Fanconi anemia group B protein, which produces MDIFDDLNARHLSHGGHLMAFSCKRSKTESEGERTELLFRKLVFEPDRNRFVNAARGSAVIGRKTSACVNILKCERAVDVQGRVRAACVLVTRRSGKVRAFKYSLLTVSSSDQLEPRIEFKLPYQMTDRVSILQGPTVMWTHDGCIFYTSIQAEGVRKIPISLSPCVFGELPLCKPQAFIIGQSEGSANNQPTTLAYLVGDGQVFDGSVILPHPYVGITESILVLRADREDAVLKCNLVAATSSQQLVYFESGIAKDACPLPFEQAEDIQVADLGRNGSIIVISFHQGNVCAVWKDTFQVASQWSGVRSVHIGDFLRCGTDQLLLVFDDQEELKKHFLITDLCGIFYSGGQEDPDVPTKTLPSPENSRLTLQALESRLQSGLIVLQDLQKEERVKNRVIHQALQVLTDLASERRSVLTQHEQEDLVPLWDSDEESKEKTSKEGLMERPAVSGKPRIEKLWHRITGEQMVVGVTLTADHAVPMSTVSLSLLSETGQSSTPAVIQTRSQAFWLTAPCPPTPSTSSSASTFSEPPAKRCKQPVASNDLNTCRLAVTAVTRLANLLNSGCVKCSVTLHYSQKTDASCLVSNSTSVFLHCGQVVVDIRDAFPSQLLKIPQQQTDEVKEDLLSLMAVLDRWILHIDSPDYSLGDLEGWLQKKAGCKKMEAFPQYFLSQASTPMLLSWSQITPFQGQLTIHSCHLQMLQFLDVLLAFLPASCLIRPAKCARGQRTGQMFALALEKEVLSLKEGLSKLLVEEDERGGSPVSWEHEDPAEVLERRRERWQLDRERSRRRLSPLVDVGRYRNVVRHISQVQMGSDLAAVLYTLISS; this is translated from the exons atggaTATTTTTGACGATTTGAACGCCCGTCACCTTTCACATGGTGGTCATTTAATGGCTTTCAGCTGCAAACGAAGTAAAACCGAATCCGAGGGCGAAAGAACCGAGCTGCTTTTCAGAAAACTCGTCTTTGAGCCGGACCGCAACAGGTTCGTGAACGCAGCACGGGGGTCGGCTGTCATCGGCAGGAAAACGTCCGCGTGCGTCAACATCCTGAAATGCGAACGTGCCGTGGACGTCCAGGGGAGAGTCAGAGCAGCCTGTGTTCTGGTGACGAGGAGGAGCGGGAAAGTACGCGCCTTTAAGTACAGTCTTCTCACTGTGAGCTCCTCAGACCAACTGGAGCCCCGCATCGAGTTTAAACTCCCCTATCAGATGACTGACAGGGTGAGCATCCTTCAGGGCCCCACGGTGATGTGGACCCACGACGGCTGTATCTTTTATACATCAATCCAAGCAGAAGGGGTTAGAAAAATCCCAATTTCATTATCACCCTGTGTTTTTGGAGAGCTTCCCCTCTGTAAACCACAAGCCTTCATTATTGGACAGTCGGAGGGGAGTGCAAACAACCAGCCCACAACCCTGGCCTATTTGGTTGGTGATGGACAAGTGTTTGATGGCTCTGTGATTTTACCACATCCCTATGTGGGTATCACAGAGAGCATCCTGGTGCTCCGAGCTGACAGGGAGGATGCTGTGCTAAAATGCAATCTGGTTGCAGCAACTTCAAGTCAACAACTTGTTTATTTTGAGAGTGGGATTGCAAAGGATGCCTGCCCTCTGCCCTTTGAGCAAGCAGAAGACATTCAAGTGGCTGACTTGGGAAGAAACGGCTCCATAATTGTGATATCCTTCCACCAGGGGAATGTTTGTGCCGTTTGGAAGGACACCTTTCAG GTAGCCTCCCAGTGGTCAGGTGTCCGCTCCGTCCACATTGGAGACTTCCTTCGATGTGGAACCGATCAGTTGCTGCTAGTTTTTGATGATCAAGAGGAGCTAAAGAAGCATTTTCTAATAACTGACCTTTGTGGTATTTTCTACTCC GGTGGTCAGGAGGACCCTGATGTACCAACCAAAACACTACCATCTCCAGAGAACTCCCGTCTTACTCTTCAAGCTTTAGAATCCAGATTACAG aGTGGACTGATTGTTCTGCAAGATCTCCAGAAAGAAGAGAGAGTCAAGAACAGAGTCATTCATCAAGCACTTCAAGTCCTCACAGATTTGGCCTCAGAAAGGAGGAGTGTTCTCACCCAGCATGAGCAG GAAGATCTCGTTCCTCTGTGGGATAGCGATGAGGAGTCAAAGGAGAAGACCTCAAAAGAGGGTCTGATGGAAAGGCCAGCAGTGTCCGGAAAACCCAGAATTGAGAAGCTCTGGCATCGGATCACCGGAGAGCAGATGGTTGTGGGAGTGACGCTGACCGCTGACCACGCTGT ACCGATGAGCACCGTGAGCTTATCCCTTCTGTCAGAGACGGGCCAGAGCTCAACGCCTGCAGTAATCCAGACTCGGAGCCAAGCGTTCTGGCTCACCGCGCCCTGCCCCCCGACACCATCCACCTCCTCATCTGCCTCCACATTCTCAGAGCCTCCAGCCAAAAGATGTAAGCAGCCCGTTGCCAGCAATGATCTCAACACATGCAGACTGGCGGTGACCGCGGTGACCAGGCTGGCAAATCTGCTGAACTCTGGCTGTGTCAAGTGCAGCGTCACGCTCCATTACTCGCAGAAAACAGATGCTTCCTGCCTTGTGAGCAACTCAACATCGGTGTTCCTGCACTGCGGTCAGGTTGTTGTAGACATTCGGGATGCTTTTCCCAGCCAGCTGCTGAAAATCCCCCAGCAGCAAACAG ACGAGGTGAAGGAGGATTTGCTGAGTCTGATGGCGGTGCTGGATCGCTGGATCTTGCACATCGACTCTCCAGACTACAGCTTGGGAGATTTAGAAGGCTGGCTTCAGAAAAAAGCCGGTTGCAAGAAGATGGAAGCGTTCCCTCAGTACTTCCTGTCACAGGCGTCGACCCCCATGCTGCTGTCCTGGAGTCAGATCACTCCTTTCCAGGGTCAACTCACCATCCATTCCTG CCACTTACAAATGCTGCAGTTTTTAGACGTGCTGTTGGCGTTCCTGCCGGCGTCCTGCCTCATCCGGCCTGCAAAATgcgccagaggtcagaggacaGGTCAAATGTTTGCCCTGGCTTTGGAAAAGGAGGTGCTGTCTCTGAAAGAGGGCCTGTCCAAGCTGCTGGTTGAAGAAGACGAGCGGGGAGGATCTCCGGTGAGCTGGGAGCACGAGGACCCGGCGGAGGTTCTGGAGAGGCGCAGGGAGCGGTGGCAGCTGGACagggagaggagcaggaggaggttgAGCCCCCTGGTGGACGTGGGGCGGTATCGTAACGTGGTGCGACACATCTCTCAGGTCCAGATGGGTTCAGATTTGGCAGCTGTTCTCTACACTCTCATCAGCTCGTGA
- the LOC112155282 gene encoding ankyrin repeat and SOCS box protein 9, protein MSAGHKETRRVFFSNPLMSDVESDWSPVHAAASNGQLLTLQRLVAQGVCVNLSTLDRVTPLHGACMRGHTACAEVLLENGADVNGSTADGRTALTEACAGGHVTCVSLLLQRGAAPLGTSRSSSPIHLAAAAGRPECIELLVQRGADVDQNIDGVGTPLHVACSNQHLSSVEKLLQLGANVNKIGLDDSPLHVAARLSSPELVLVLLDHGADRHLTNAEGKRPADLAPANSPAGRLLEAAGGVTPLKQLCRLYIRRTVGRRRLAGIHDLHLPAQIRQYLLYL, encoded by the exons ATGTCTGCCGGACACAAAGAGACCCGGCGAGTGTTTTTCTCCAACCCTTTGATGAGCG ATGTGGAATCTGACTGGTCTCCAGTTCACGCTGCAGCCTCTAACGGACAGCTCCTCACTCTGCAGAGGCTCGTCGCTCAG GGAGTCTGTGTAAACCTGAGCACTTTGGACCGGGTCACGCCCCTTCACGGAGCGTGCATGCGAGGCCACACAGCATGCGCTGAGGTTCTGCTGGAAAACGGGGCAGAT GTAAACGGCTCGACCGCTGATGGCAGGACAGCCCTGACAGAGGCGTGCGctggaggtcatgtgacctgcgTATCGCTGCTTCTGCAGCGTGGAGCGGCTCCCCTGGGCACAAGCCGGTCCAGCTCTCCGATCCACTTGGCCGCCgctgcag GTCGGCCTGAGTGCATTGAACTTCTGGTCCAGCGCGGTGCAGATGTGGATCAGAACATCGACGGTGTAGGAACTCCTCTCCACGTCGCCTGCTCCAATCAGCATCtcagttctgtggagaaactccTTCAACTCG GTGCGAACGTGAACAAAATCGGACTGGATGACTCACCTTTGCACGTCGCCGCTCGCCTGTCCAGCCCGGAGCTGGTGCTGGTCCTGCTGGATCACGGGGCTGACCGCCACCTCACCAACGCCGAGGGCAAACGGCCGGCAGACCTGGCCCCGGCGAACAGCCCGGCAGGGAGGCTGCTGGAAGCAGCAGGAG GAGTGACTCCTCTGAAGCAGCTGTGCCGGCTGTACATCAGGAGGACGGTGGGCCGGCGGAGGCTGGCCGGGATTCATGACCTTCACCTCCCTGCACAGATACGACAGTATCTCCTCTACCTATGA
- the mospd2 gene encoding motile sperm domain-containing protein 2 gives MAQSEPNEEQDLAKKIEETRQRFKNELLQESTEKYDQRDVERLLNEDALVEAYLQWRLHVVDDALKMIDDSLQWRKEFGVNDLSESTIPRWMFETGAVYLHGYDKEGNKLFWFKVKLHVKDAKTALDKKKYVAFWLERYAKREPGMPLTVVFDMAESGISNIDMDFVKYVVNCFKVYYPKFLSKMVIVDMPWIMNAAWKIVKSWLGPEAISKLKFASKAEVLTYIDPEYLPPHMGGTDPFKYSYPPLPDDDFQTPINDNGPAITEDETESKEAEQESKDTLESSFNSDVVPKSKKVNFQEEASKAEDKDRGESNVRANGARKPTNTFKGPLMDVSPAEELSFGSGETERKCLIILTNVTKNLVAFKVRTTAPEKYRVKPSSSSCEPGASVDIVVSLHGGSQASLQDRFLVMAAEMDGAGSQELAQFWKEVPKSKIMEHRLRCHALSSSKPAPNALKESVVDGQSSRQDELTSMLLRVTTCNHRLEQKLDSCLWVQKVLIGLVLVLVVLNLQCLYLLGTAQRPS, from the exons ATGGCACAGAGTGAGCCGAACGAAGAACAG GACCTAGCAAAGAAAATCGAAGAAACCAGGCAAAGATTCAAGAATGAGTTGCTTCAAG aatCAACAGAAAAGTATGATCAGAGGGATGTGGAGAGGCTTCTAAATGAGGATGCTCTGGTGGAGGCCTACCTGCAGTGGAGGCTCCATGTAGTTGATGATGCTCTGAAAATGATCGATGACAGCCTCCAGTGGAGGAAAGAGTTTGGTGTGAACG ATCTCAGTGAGAGCACCATTCCCAGGTGGATGTTTGAGACTGGCGCCGTCTACCTCCATGGATACGACAAAGAGGGCAACAAACTCT tctGGTTTAAGGTGAAGCTACATGTCAAGGATGCAAAAACAGCCCTGGACAAGAAAAAGTACGTGGCTTTCTGGCTGGAGCGATACGCCAAGAGAGAGCCTGGAATGCCGCTCACCGTTGTGTTTGACATGGCAGAATCTGGGATCAGCAACATA gacatGGACTTTGTAAAATATGTTGTGAATTGCTTCAAAGTATACTATCCCAAGTTTTTAT CTAAAATGGTGATAGTGGATATGCCATGGATCATGAATG CTGCGTGGAAGATCGTGAAGAGCTGGTTGGGTCCTGAAGCAATCAGTAAACTGAAGTTTGCATCCAAAGCTGAAGTCCTGACCTACATTGACCCAGAGTACCTGCCGCCTCACATGGGTGGAACG GATCCCTTCAAGTACAGTTACCCACCCCTTCCTGACGATGACTTCCAAACACCCATCAACGACAACGGCCCAGCCATCACAGAGGACGAGACTGAGAGCAAAGAGGCCGAACAGGAGAGCAAAGACACTCTGGAGTCGAGCTTCAATTCAGATGTCGTCCCGAAGTCCAAGAAG GTGAATTTCCAGGAGGAGGCTTCCAAGGCAGAGGACAAAGATAGAGGAGAATCAAATGTCAGGGCAAACGGAGCCAGGAAGCCCACGAACACCTTCAAAGGCCCCCTGATGGATGTTAG CCCCGCCGAGGAGCTCAGCTTCGGCTCTGGAGAAACAGAAAGGAAATGCCTCATCATTTTGACCAATGTGACCAAAAATCTGGTGGCCTTTAAG GTGCGGACCACAGCACCTGAGAAGTACAGAGTGAagcccagcagcagcagctgtgagcCGGGAGCTTCAGTGGACATCGTGGTCTCCTTGCATGGAG GCTCCCAGGCGTCTCTGCAGGACAGGTTCCTGGTCATGGCCGCAGAGATGGACGGCGCCGGGTCACAAGAACTCGCTCAGTTCTGGAAAGAAGTACCAAAAAGCAAAATCATGGAGCACAG GTTACGCTGTCATGCTCTGAGTAGCTCCAAACCGGCACCAAACGCTTTGAAAGAGAGCGTCGTGGACGGACAGAGCAGCAGGCAGGACGAGTTAACCTCAATG CTCCTGCGAGTGACGACCTGCAATCACCGGCTGGAGCAGAAGCTGGACTCGTGTCTGTGGGTCCAGAAGGTCCTGATTGGGTTGGTTCTGGTCCTGGTGGTGCTGAACCTGCAGTGTCTTTACCTGCTGGGAACAGCTCAGCGGCCCTCTTGA